The following nucleotide sequence is from Myxococcota bacterium.
CGCTTCAGTCAGTCGGTGTGACTCCACCGCGTCGCGCGCGACGTCGCGACGCCGTCACCCACCCCGCGAGATCGCCTGCACGCCGATCACGTACTTCGAGTTTCTCGCGAGGCGGAGCGGGAAGCCCTGGACGATCGCGTTCGCGTGGGCGTGCTCGGCGACTGGGAACTTGAGCTCGACGACGATCGTGTCGGGGAGGTTGGCGCGGCGCTCGAGGTTGGGCGTGTCGCGGAGCTTCTGGTCGTGGACGCGCTGGTTCCAGTCGACGGTGAGGCGGACGGCGCCGTCGCCGGAGAGGAAATAGCGTCGGTCGTAGCGGTTGATCAGGACGGCGAGCGGGTGCGCGTCGAGCCAGACGCGGCCCGCGGGAGGGAGCGAGGCGCGCAGCGCGCGTCTTCGCGCGAGCCAGCCGCCCGGGGTGGTGGCGCGCAGGTCGAGGCCGGCCGTGCGGTAGGAGAGCTTCCAGCCGAGTCCGCCGCGGCGGCGCTTGATCTCGAGCGTGCCGCGCTCGGGCTCGTGCGTGTCGCCGTACCAGCGCCAGCGCACCTTCGAGCGGCGGCTCGTTCCCGAGAGGTTCTCGTGGAAGGTCGCGAGCGTGTAGCTGTCGAAGTAGACGTTGTTGATGCGGCGCGGCGGGTAGGGCTCGACGAAGCCGGCCCAGTGGCCGCGCACCCACTCGAGCACGAAGTCGCGCTGGTGCGCGGGCGCGACGAACTTGATCTCGTAGCGGAGCGCCTCGAGCGGGGGCGGGCCCGACGGGCGCGGGATCGCGAGCGCCTCGCTCACGCGCTCACACGCTCGGCAGCTGGTTCTGGTCGACGAAGGTGATGCCCGCGCCGGGGAAGCGCGCGCGGATGGCCTCGACCATGCGGCTCACGACCTCGGGGCTCGCGACGTCGACGAAGTAGGTGACCGAGAAGCCGCCGTCGCGCGTGTCGACGCGGCGCAGGTCGGCCGCGGCCGCGCTCTCGGACACGACGGCCGAGAGCGCCTCGAGCGGGCGCGGCGCGCCGTCGTCCGGCCAGTCGATCGACAGGTAGAGGCCCGTGTGCTCGCGGCCGCGGCGGCTCCAGCGCAGGAACGTGACGACGCCGAGGATGATCGCGAAGGCCGCGACGGTCGGGACGAACTGGTCGGCGCCGAGCCCGAGACCGCTGCCGATCGCGATGAAGAGGTAGGCGAGCTCTTCGGGCTCCTTGATGGGCGTGCGGAAGCGCACGATCGACAGCGCGCCCACGAGGCCGAGCGAGAGCGCGAGCGAGCTCTTCACGACGGTGATGATCAGGACCGTCGTGAGCACGATCAGCGGGAAGACCTGCGCGAACTCGCCGCGGTTCGAGAGCGTCGACCCGAAGCGCTCGAAGTGCCAGCGCAGGACGACCGACAGCACGGACCCGATGGCGAGCGCGATGACGAGCGCCGTCAGCGAGAGCGGCGCGCCGACGGGGAGATCGAGCCCGAGGCCGTTCATCGTCGCTGACCACTCCCTCGACGCGCAGTGGACCGGGGGCGGGGAGGTAGCACGGCGGCGGCGCAGCTGCCGACGCGCGGCCCCGTGCGCGGGCGGCGGACTCTACCATCCTGTAGAAAGACGGCGCTCCGGCGCGGCCGTGCCTCCGCATCGGGGCGGAAGCGCACCGGCAGCGCGGCGGAAGGCGCCCGCGGAACGCGCGCGCACTCCGCTACGCAATGGCGGTTTCGGGCCACGCACTTCCGACGCGCGGCTCGCGCCCGCGGCGTCGGACGGCACGGAGTGGGACGCGTTGAACCCGATCGCGAACGCACTCAACAAGCGCGTCTACCCGCGCCTCCCGATCGCGCTCCAGAACGCCGCGTGCACGGCCGCCGGCTACGTGCGCTTCCGGTCGCGCTTCAATCGGCACTTCTACCGGACGCTCGGCGACTGGACGCGCTCGCCGGGGCGCACGCTCGGCGAGCTCCACGCGCTGCAGCGCGAGCGGCTCGACGCCCTCGTGCGCAACGCGCGCGCGAACGTCCCCTACTACCGCGACCTGCCTCCGCCGTCCGACGCGCGCGATCCGCAGGACGCGATGCGCGCGACGCTGCGCGCCATCCCGCCGCTCGAGAAGCGCGCCTACCGCGACCAGCCCGAGGCCTTCCTCTCGCGCCTCGTTCCCGTGCACCGGCTCTACACCGCGCAGACGAGCGGCACGACGGGCACGGCGCTCACGCTGTGGCACTCGCCCGAGACGCTCGCGGAGGAGTACGCGACGGTGTGGCGCATGCGGCGCTCCGTCGGCGTCGACGTCAAGGACCCGTACCTGTCGTTCGCGGGCCAGATGCTCGTGCCGTTCGACCAGTCGACGCCGCCGTTCTGGCGGATCAACTACTACGGACGCCAGACGCTCTTCTCGATCTACCACATGACGCCGACGAATCTCCGCGACTACGTCGACGCCGTCCACGCCTCGCCCGCGCGCTACGTGCAGGGCTATCCGTCGTCGATCCACCTGGTCGCGCGCGCGATGCTCGAGGCGGGCCGGCCGCTGCCCCCGGGCCGGCTCGCGTGCGTCTTCACGTCGTCGGAGTCGCTGCTCGCGTTCCAGCGCGAGGCGATCGAGCGCGCGTTCGGCGCGCCGATCCGCGACCGCTACGGCGTGAGCGAGTTCGCCGTCTCGATGACGCAGTGCGAGGCCGGCCGACTCCACGTCGACATGGAGTTCTGCATCGTCGAGGTCGAGGTGACGGAGGAGACGGACGAGTACGAGCGCGGGCCGCTGCTGATCACGGGCCTCTCGCACGATGCGACGCCGATGTTCCGCTACCGGATCGGCGACGTCGGCACGCGCGCCAAGAAGCCGTGCGCGTGCGGGCGCGAGGGCGACTCGTTCCTCGAGGTCGACGGGCGCATCGAGGACTACGTGCTCACGCCGGACGGTCGCCTCGTCGGCCGCATGGACCACGTGTTCAAGGAGCAGCTCGCCGTGGCGGAGGCGCAGATCCGCCAGCGCGACACGGGCGAGATCGAGGTGCTGATCGTCCCGCGCGACGACTACAGCGAGGCGAGCGAGCGCAGCGTGATCCGCGAGATCCGCTCGCGGCTCGGCAGCGAGATCGGCATCCGCATCCGGCTCGTGTCGTCG
It contains:
- a CDS encoding polyphosphate polymerase domain-containing protein, with translation MSEALAIPRPSGPPPLEALRYEIKFVAPAHQRDFVLEWVRGHWAGFVEPYPPRRINNVYFDSYTLATFHENLSGTSRRSKVRWRWYGDTHEPERGTLEIKRRRGGLGWKLSYRTAGLDLRATTPGGWLARRRALRASLPPAGRVWLDAHPLAVLINRYDRRYFLSGDGAVRLTVDWNQRVHDQKLRDTPNLERRANLPDTIVVELKFPVAEHAHANAIVQGFPLRLARNSKYVIGVQAISRGG
- a CDS encoding DUF4956 domain-containing protein — protein: MNGLGLDLPVGAPLSLTALVIALAIGSVLSVVLRWHFERFGSTLSNRGEFAQVFPLIVLTTVLIITVVKSSLALSLGLVGALSIVRFRTPIKEPEELAYLFIAIGSGLGLGADQFVPTVAAFAIILGVVTFLRWSRRGREHTGLYLSIDWPDDGAPRPLEALSAVVSESAAAADLRRVDTRDGGFSVTYFVDVASPEVVSRMVEAIRARFPGAGITFVDQNQLPSV